The Silene latifolia isolate original U9 population chromosome 4, ASM4854445v1, whole genome shotgun sequence region TAATACTGCCAGAACCCGGATCATAAAACCTTTGCAAGAGGGAGATTACAGTTGACTTTCAGCTACCACTGTATCCGACAAGAGCCATTGTCTGATAAGTTAAATAACATGTACCCAAAATCAAACAGAAAATCATTTTCTGCCACATAACAGAACTTGCTGGCAACAAAAAGCAAAAACTAAGAATATCTAGAGTTAGAATTTACCTTCCCAGCATGAATAGTCAAGCATAGATCTCGGAAAATCTGCATATCAGGTCTAGTGGGATATGTAAAGCTCACTCGACGAAGCTCAATTTCACCCTTGACATCATCTAAGGTCAGACCAGATTCATAACTAGGGTCTATCTTAGACTTACGATCCAGAATTGAGAATACAGAAGCAGCAACACCCTTTGCTTTCCCGCTATCTGGTGCAAGC contains the following coding sequences:
- the LOC141653701 gene encoding ABC transporter B family member 11-like isoform X1, with product MTAIGISQSSSLAPDSGKAKGVAASVFSILDRKSKIDPSYESGLTLDDVKGEIELRRVSFTYPTRPDMQIFRDLCLTIHAGKTMALVGYSGS
- the LOC141653701 gene encoding ABC transporter B family member 11-like isoform X2, with amino-acid sequence MTAIGISQSSSLAPDSGKAKGVAASVFSILDRKSKIDPSYESGLTLDDVKGEIELRRVSFTYPTRPDMQIFRDLCLTIHAGKW